GTCCTGCAGGAACAGCAGCGTGCAGCGGGCGTCCTGGCCGTCGCGGCCCGCGCGGCCGGATTCCTGGTAATACGCTTCCAGGTTGGCGGGGATCTGCAGGTGGATGACGAAGCGCGTGTCCGGCTTGTCGATGCCCATGCCGAACGCGTTCGTCGCCACCATCACGCGCCGCTCGTCGTTCATGAACAGGTCCTGGTTCGCGCGGCGCTCGGCGGCATGCAGCTTGCCGTGGTAGAGCGTGACGGACTCGCCGGCATCCAGCAACAGCTGGTGCATCTCTTCCGCCGCCTTGACGGTGGCCGCGTAGACGATGCCCGTCCCCGCCGTCTCGCGCACGAGGCGCAGCGCCTCCTGGAATTTTTCGTCGGGGTTCGTCACCTGCACGACGCCGTACTGCAGGTTCGGGCGGTAGATGCCCGTGTTGATGACATTCATCCGCGGGCGGTTCAGCTGGCGGCCGATGTCGTCGATGACGTCTTCCGTCGCCGTGGCCGTGAGCGCCAGCACGGGCGGGCGGCCCAGCGCGTCGATCGCGCCGGCCATCTCGAGGTAGGCCGGGCGGAAGTCGTGACCCCATTGCGAGATGCAATGCGCTTCGTCGACGACCACGAGGGCGATGGGAACACGCCGGAGCACGTCGACGAATTCGGGCATGGTGAGGCGCTCGGGCGTGCAGAACACGATCTCGCAACGGCCGTCGAGCATCGCGGCCAGCGCCGTCCTCTCCTCCTCGGCCGACAGGCTGCTGTTGACCTGCTCGGCGCGGATGCCGAGTTCCCCGAGCTTTTCCAACTGGTCTTTCATGAGCGAGATCAGCGGAGAAACGACGACCGTCATGCCGTCCTTGATGCGGGCGGGGATCTGGTAGCACAGCGATTTACCGCTGCCGGTGGGCATGATCGCCAGCGTGTCCTTGCCGTCGAGGACGCTGTCGATGACGCGTTGCTGGCCGTCGCGCAGGTGTTCGATGCCGAACACGGTACGCAGCAGGCGGCGGATGGTGTTGCGGCGCACCGCGAGCACACCTTTGTGGAGGAGTTTGGGGTCGTGTGTGGTCATGATGAATCCACTCTAAGCCTGAGCACG
This genomic stretch from Massilia putida harbors:
- a CDS encoding RecQ family ATP-dependent DNA helicase, encoding MTTHDPKLLHKGVLAVRRNTIRRLLRTVFGIEHLRDGQQRVIDSVLDGKDTLAIMPTGSGKSLCYQIPARIKDGMTVVVSPLISLMKDQLEKLGELGIRAEQVNSSLSAEEERTALAAMLDGRCEIVFCTPERLTMPEFVDVLRRVPIALVVVDEAHCISQWGHDFRPAYLEMAGAIDALGRPPVLALTATATEDVIDDIGRQLNRPRMNVINTGIYRPNLQYGVVQVTNPDEKFQEALRLVRETAGTGIVYAATVKAAEEMHQLLLDAGESVTLYHGKLHAAERRANQDLFMNDERRVMVATNAFGMGIDKPDTRFVIHLQIPANLEAYYQESGRAGRDGQDARCTLLFLQDDKRVQQFFLVKHYPTAEEIRAVYEAVRELLDNETATPDRVEDVAGDLAGPHLKVCLKLLKDAKLLRQNRKLAYALGSAEPADKLFAAMAEVYRQKQERDKEALEQMVSYAVSGFCRWKLLLDYFGDEVEGFEKCCRCDNCLNPPAAVLLDDIEIRDDEFDREPEGDAPAGPAFESGARVTVPKYGEGVVLSVAGDQVNIEFPDGEQRAFVADFVAPA